TGAAGGGCAGACGGATCGGCGAGTCATATTAGATTTAGAAAATTAGTATCGAGCTAATAACTCTCATTTGTGATGCATCAGTCTTCGGAGTTAAAACTTGGCTTTTATCTGTGGAGAGGCAACACCTTGCACAATATGTTAAAATAGATCTCAAAAAGACGGGATCTGCGGATCACGCATAACGGAGGCGTGAAACATGGAACGTAACGCTATGCTCGAACATGATCCGTTCATCACAGTGTTGGCGGAGAAGTTGCACATACACGGATATTATGCCTTTTATGGCGAGCATTACAATGAGACCGATATGGAGCTGTACCGCAGGCATCTGTTCACATCATTCAGCAACATCGTATGGGTAGAGCTGGATGCACGCAAAAAGTATATGATTGTCGATCATCGTGGACGCAACACGGTCATGAAACTGATTGAAGGTATGCTGAACACACGTAGAACACTGCGGGCGAATCAGGCAATGGCTGGAACGGATACCTCTGGAGTCCAGCAGGAAATCGCACATTTATCCCGCCTTGTTCACATGCTGAAGTTCACAACATTCCGCACATAATGGGGATGAGGGGAGTAGAATCTGGAGGATGTCCCGAAAGTGGGTTACTCCTTCTAGTTACAGGGCTAATGAACGTCAGCCACGTTATTCCGGTAGAAAATGGATGAATGACATGCAAAACGAGGAAATAAAGCGTCTACGATTCGTTATATTGTCAAAACTGCGGATTTTCGTCGAATAGCAAGTGCGCAGTTCGTTAAAAAGTAAATACCGAACCATTGAAACGAAATAGATCTAGATCACCAATTATAAAAGGGGTGTACCGTCATGAAGTTGGACGGCACACCCCTTTTATACTACTCTATGAAGTTGAGTAAATAATTTACACGTTAACGGAGTGGGGAGAAAAAAGCTGAAGAAGCGGAGCGTTCGCCTTTATCACCCGAATTTCTCCCTTTAGAAAAGGGGATCAAAGAAATCGGGGGATAACAGCGATCGGAAGCTTATTCTCCCCGCGTAGTGACCTCCGTGTAAGAGTGTTTACAAACTCTTCAAAAACTGAACAATCGTCAACAACCCTTTATCAAAGTTCTCCAGGTTGAAGTGCTCGTTCGGTGCATGCAGGTTCTCATCCGGTAAACCAAAGCCCATCATAACAGCAGGGATTTCGAGTACACGTGAGAGCTTCTCAACAATCGGAATGGAGCCGCCATCTTTGGTAAAGAGGGCACGAACGCCATACACGTGCTCATACGCATCTGCTGCTTTTTGCAGAATTGGATTCGAAGGATCGGTATTGAAAGCAAAAGCTTTCTCAATCTGTTTCACATGCAGCGTTGCACCCGGTTGAACGTGAGCGCGCAGATGTGCTTCGATACGATCCAATACATGTTGTGGATCTTGATCCGCCACGAGGCGGCAGGTGATTTTGGCATGAGCTTCCTTTGGAATAACCGTTTTGCTACCTTCGCCTTGGAAACCACCCCATACGCCGTTCAATTCCAATGTTGGACGAGCGCCAACACGTTCCACGAACGAGTAACCTTCTTCGCCGTACAATTGCTCCAGCCCGAGGTCTTGACGAAGCTGTTCTTCATTGAAGCCTTGTTTTACAAATTCTTCTCTCATCTCAGGAGACAGTGGCAGTACGCCGTCGTAGAAACCATCTACGCTTACACGACCTTGCTCATCATGCAACGAAGCGAGCAGGGATACGAGTGCGTGCAGTGCGTTCGGTACGCCGCCGCCAAATGAACCGGAGTGCAAGTCGGTATTGGCTGTGTTCAGATCCACATGCATGGAACATAGGCCGCGCAGGCCAGTGGAGATTGCCGGTTTTCCTTTTTCAAGCAGGGACGTATCCGAGATCAGTACCATGTCTGCACGCAGCTTGTCTGTATGTTCATTCAGATAGATGGGCAGGTTCGGGCTGGAGATTTCCTCTTCACCTTCGATACAGAACTTGATATTAACTGGAAGTTCCTTGTTTTCGGCGAGAATGGCTTCAACTGCCTTGATATGTAGGAAGATCTGTCCTTTGTCATCCGTCGCACCACGGGCATACAGCTTGCCATCACGAACGGTCGGTTCGAAAGGAGGCGTGTCCCACAGGTTAAGGGGGTCTACAGGTTGTACATCATAGTGTCCATAGATCAGAGCCGTCGGTTTGCCGGGTGCATGCAGGTGATCTGCATAGACAATCGGATGTCCAGCCGTTTGAATGACCTCTACGTTTTCCATGCCTGCACGTGTGAGCGCATCTGCTGCCCATTGTGCTGCACGGTTAATATCCTCTTTATGCTCTGAAATGGCAGAGATACTTGGAATGGACAACCATTCATTCAGTTCTGCCAGGTGTTTTTCTCTATTTTGTTCAAAATAAGTCTGTTCTTTCATTAAAAAGGCCTCCTTCATGTTTGCTATATCTCATTGTAATCCATTTTGTCATGTTAATAAAACATTGGTTAAAAAAATGATCGGTTACAGATCGTTTCATTCACCTGAGGATTGTGCGTATAATACAAGAAAAGGATTTCATCCATATATTCTCAGGGGAGTTGAGGAAGTTTCCATGACAGTCAGACCCGATGCAAGCAGGCAGGTGAGCAGCGATGGAACCGACTAGGAGCGATCGAATATTTGGCAGATTCAAGCGGTTATCCGATTTGAAGGCTGGAAGGCATAAAGGACGATTTTATCGAAACAGCCTCATGCTTATTTTACTCATTGCCAGCATTCCCGGACTAATCACAGGTATCGTCATGTATCAACAGGTTGTTGGCCGGATGGAAACCGAGTTCAATCAGATGCATCAGAACCAGATCGAGAACCGGGCACGCAATGTGGATGACCAGCTGGCTTATCTGGAGATGAACTTATCCCATTGGGCTTTTGAACCGAGGTTTGGCAATGCTTTGCGAACGCTGGATTTTGTGTATTATTTCAATGAAACGCAGGAGATTGTGACTACCTTATATGTATTACAAGGTTCCCATCCACTGATCAAGTCAGCACAGCTGTATTTACAGGAGCCTAAGCCAATCTTGTTTAATCGGGATTATACCGAATTGAACGATGAAGCCAAAGTACAAGCATATGATCGATACCTTTCCATGGGGAACCACGTGTACTGGACAGACTGGGTTTCCAGCATCAACAGAGATACCGAACCTTCGACCAACGATAGTCCACTGCATACGGATGCAGGCAATGCACTTGTTCTAGTACATAAGATACCGGGGGAGAGCATTAATCCGTTTGGTGCACTGATTATCACGCTGGATAACGAAAAAGTCGCCAGTTTGTTGAAAACGCTTACTCCATACGACGAAGGGTTAACGTTCCTCATGGATCAGGAAGGAAACACACTGGTTACCGGTAATCCGGGAACTGCGGGAGAGACTTCTGCTTTTGAGCAGCAGCTAAAAGAAGAAGTAGCCCTGCATGCGGGCAGCCGCTCATTCCTGTTCCGATATGAGGATCAGACCTATTCTGTCTCATACGGTTCATTGAGTCGGATCGATTCAGACTGGACTTACGTCTCCGCAGCACCTTTGACCTCAGTCACTTCGCCAGTAAAACTGGTATCCAAAATCATCGTCATTGCCAGTGCAGGCAGTCTCATCCTGGGATTATTGTTATCCTGGTTTGCTTCCCGCTGCATCTATTCGCCTGTAGCACGGATGTTGCATCTGCTTACGCCTGGCAGAAACGAAACAACACCAACGGATGCCAAGCTGGACGAGTTTGAGCTGCTGGAGCAACAGTGGAACGAACTGACCTCCCGGAGTGTAACGGCACATCGCCAGTTGCAGGAGCAGCTTCCCCATCTGCGCGACAGTTTTGTCTTACAACTTGTGCAGGGGCATCTATATGCCTATAACGAGCAGGATCTTCAGCAGCGGATGCGTCATCTCGGATTTGAGCTGGAGGGTCAGCAGTATTTGCTGGTGCAGATGTATTTTACGGGGTACGAGCAGCTGCAAGGCAGATTTGGAAGCCAGGACACGGGATTAGTCACCTTTGCAGCAGTGAATATCACTCAGGAAGTGGCGAAAAATTATTTCAGGCAGATCAGTGTCATGAACTTTCATGACCTATCTTCCGCCATGCTTGTGATCGCTCCTCAGGACGAACCTGTGAAGTCACAAGCGCTGTTATGGGGACAGGAACTGGTGGAAGTCATTGGACGTACGCTCAAAATGAAGGTGACCTTGATGGTCAGTCGCCCAGCAGCTTCACTTCAGGAACTGCCCGGACGATTCGTTGAGATGGAACAGGCCGTGGCTTATCGCAGTGTGGAGGAAGGAAGTCAGATCCTCGATCTGGAGGATGAGGAGTGTTTCCGCAGAAATGAAGCAGCTTCCTATCCGCTTGGGCTGGAACGGGAGTTGTTACAGGCGGTCAGGCTGGGCAAACAAGCCGAAGCGGAACGTGTGCTGGAACAATTCATGAGTGAGATTACGCGGACG
The nucleotide sequence above comes from Paenibacillus sp. W2I17. Encoded proteins:
- a CDS encoding dipeptidase; protein product: MKEQTYFEQNREKHLAELNEWLSIPSISAISEHKEDINRAAQWAADALTRAGMENVEVIQTAGHPIVYADHLHAPGKPTALIYGHYDVQPVDPLNLWDTPPFEPTVRDGKLYARGATDDKGQIFLHIKAVEAILAENKELPVNIKFCIEGEEEISSPNLPIYLNEHTDKLRADMVLISDTSLLEKGKPAISTGLRGLCSMHVDLNTANTDLHSGSFGGGVPNALHALVSLLASLHDEQGRVSVDGFYDGVLPLSPEMREEFVKQGFNEEQLRQDLGLEQLYGEEGYSFVERVGARPTLELNGVWGGFQGEGSKTVIPKEAHAKITCRLVADQDPQHVLDRIEAHLRAHVQPGATLHVKQIEKAFAFNTDPSNPILQKAADAYEHVYGVRALFTKDGGSIPIVEKLSRVLEIPAVMMGFGLPDENLHAPNEHFNLENFDKGLLTIVQFLKSL
- a CDS encoding AraC family transcriptional regulator; the encoded protein is MEPTRSDRIFGRFKRLSDLKAGRHKGRFYRNSLMLILLIASIPGLITGIVMYQQVVGRMETEFNQMHQNQIENRARNVDDQLAYLEMNLSHWAFEPRFGNALRTLDFVYYFNETQEIVTTLYVLQGSHPLIKSAQLYLQEPKPILFNRDYTELNDEAKVQAYDRYLSMGNHVYWTDWVSSINRDTEPSTNDSPLHTDAGNALVLVHKIPGESINPFGALIITLDNEKVASLLKTLTPYDEGLTFLMDQEGNTLVTGNPGTAGETSAFEQQLKEEVALHAGSRSFLFRYEDQTYSVSYGSLSRIDSDWTYVSAAPLTSVTSPVKLVSKIIVIASAGSLILGLLLSWFASRCIYSPVARMLHLLTPGRNETTPTDAKLDEFELLEQQWNELTSRSVTAHRQLQEQLPHLRDSFVLQLVQGHLYAYNEQDLQQRMRHLGFELEGQQYLLVQMYFTGYEQLQGRFGSQDTGLVTFAAVNITQEVAKNYFRQISVMNFHDLSSAMLVIAPQDEPVKSQALLWGQELVEVIGRTLKMKVTLMVSRPAASLQELPGRFVEMEQAVAYRSVEEGSQILDLEDEECFRRNEAASYPLGLERELLQAVRLGKQAEAERVLEQFMSEITRTGSTEFQVQQMMLQLLGSIQHMMLQTGVTPYKLFGGCNMYERLSGIREPVQMRQWMMNEVFIPYIQEVEVRSQEPLKLVVERTMSYIDTHYRSDISLENCADEEQMTPYALSKAFKQVSGINFIDYLTRVRMDAAKQLLRETTMKINDVAAAVGYQHSYFNRIFKKQEGVTPSQYRDQWFGQ